A single genomic interval of Physeter macrocephalus isolate SW-GA unplaced genomic scaffold, ASM283717v5 random_1766, whole genome shotgun sequence harbors:
- the LOXL4 gene encoding lysyl oxidase homolog 4 isoform X2 — protein MWSLPAAFPLLLLLGQTSPSRLQSLSTMKLRLVGPGSRLEEGRLEVLHQGQWGTVCDDDFALQEATVACRQLGFEAALTWAHSAKYGPGEGRIWLDNVHCVGTESSLDQCRSNGWGVSDCSHSEDVGVVCHPQRQRGYLSERVSNALGHQGRRLEEVRLKPILASAKRQSLVTEGAVEVKYEGHWRQVCDQGWTRNNSRVVCGMLGFPSEAPVVSHYYRKVWNSKMKDPKSRLKSLTKKNSFWIHRVNCLGTEPHMANCQVQVAPAQGKLRPACPGGMHAVVSCVAGPLFRPLKAKPGSKESWAEETSMRLRSGAQVGEGRVEVLMNRRWGTVCDHGWNLISASVVCRQLGFGSAREALFGAQLGQALGPIHLSEVRCGGYERTLSDCPSLEGSQNGCQHDNDAAVRCNIPNLGFQDQVRLAGGRSPEEGVVEVQVDVNGVQRWGAVCSDHWGLSEAMVACRQLGLGFASHAIKDTWYWQGTPGAGEVVMSGVHCSGTELALQQCQRHGPVHCSHGTGRFSAGVSCTDSAADLVLNAQLVQETAYLEDRPLSQLYCAHEENCLSQSADRMDWPYGHRRLLRFSSQIHNLGRADFRPKTGRHSWIWHQCHRHYHSIEVFTHYDLLTLNGSKVAEGHKASFCLEDTNCPTGMQRRYACANFGEQGVTVGCWDTYRHDIDCQWVDITDVGPGDYIFQVVVNPKLEVAESDFSNNVMRCRCKYDGQRVWLHDCHTGDSHRADTERSLEQERRLRNNLI, from the exons ATGTGGTCCCTACCAGCTGCCTTCCCCCTGCTCCTGCTGCTGGGCCAGACCTCTCCCAGCAGGCTGCAGTCACTGAGCACCATGAAGCTACGGCTGGTGGGCCCAGGGAGCAGGCTGGAGGAGGGCCGCCTGGAGGTGCTGCACCAGGGCCAGTGGGGCACCGTGTGTGATGACGACTTTGCGCTTCAGGAGGCCACAGTGGCCTGCCGCCAGCTGGGCTTTGAAGCCGCCTTGACCTGGGCCCACAGCGCCAAGTATGGCCCAGGGGAGG GACGCATCTGGCTGGACAACGTTCACTGTGTGGGCACAGAGAGCTCCCTGGACCAGTGCAGGTCTAATGGCTGGGGCGTCAGTGACTGCAGCCACTCGGAGGACGTCGGGGTGGTGTGCCACCCGCAGCGCCAGCGTGGCTACCTTTCTGAGAGGGTCTCCAATGCCCTCGGGCACCAG GGCCGGCGGCTGGAGGAGGTGCGGCTCAAGCCCATCCTTGCCAGTGCCAAGAGGCAGAGCCTGGTGACCGAGGGAGCTGTGGAGGTGAAGTACGAGGGCCACTGGCGGCAGGTGTGTGACCAGGGCTGGACCAGGAACAACAGCAGGGTGGTGTGCGGGATGCTGGGCTTCCCCAGCGAGGCGCCTGTCGTCAGCCACTACTACAG GAAAGTCTGGAATTCGAAGATGAAGGATCCCAAGTCTAG ACTGAAGAGCCTGACAAAGAAGAATTCCTTCTGGATCCACCGGGTCAACTGCCTGGGAACAGAGCCCCACATGGCCAACTGCCAGGTGCAGGTGGCACCAGCCCAGGGCAAGCTGCGGCCGGCCTGCCCGGGGGGCATGCATGCTGTGGTCAGCTGTGTGGCAGGGCCCCTCTTCCGCCCTCTGAAGGCGAAGCCCGGGAGCAAGGAGTCCTGGGCAGAG GAGACGAGCATGCGCCTCCGCTCCGGGGCCCAGGTGGGCGAGGGCCGGGTGGAGGTGCTCATGAACCGCCGGTGGGGCACGGTCTGCGACCACGGGTGGAACCTCATCTCCGCCAGCGTCGTGTGTCGTCAGCTCGGCTTCGGCTCTGCTCGGGAGGCCCTCTTTGGGGCCCAGCTGGGCCAAG CGCTGGGGCCCATCCACCTGAGTGAGGTGCGCTGCGGGGGATATGAGCGGACCCTCAGTGACTGCCCCTCCCTGGAAGGCTCCCAGAATGGTTGCCAACATGACAATGATGCTGCCGTGAGATGCAACATCCCTAACTTGGGCTTCCAGGATCAG GTGCGCTTGGCCGGCGGACGCAGCCCCgaggagggggtggtggaggTGCAGGTGGACGTGAACGGGGTCCAGCGCTGGGGGGCCGTGTGCAGCGACCACTGGGGCCTCAGTGAAGCCATGGTGGCCTGCCGACAGCTTGGCCTGGGCTTTGCCAGCCATGCCATCAAG GACACCTGGTACTGGCAGGGGACGCCGGGGGCCGGAGAAGTGGTGATGAGCGGGGTGCACTGCTCAGGCACAGAGCTGGCCTTGCAGCAGTGTCAAAGGCACGGGCCGGTGCACTGCTCCCACGGCACAGGGCGCTTCTCAGCCGGAGTCTCCTGCACAGACA GTGCTGCAGACCTCGTGCTGAACGCCCAGCTAGTGCAGGAGACGGCCTACCTGGAGGACCGCCCGCTCAGCCAGCTGTACTGTGCTCATGAAGAGAACTGCCTCTCCCAGTCAGCTGACCGCATGGACTGGCCCTACGGACACCGGCGCCTCTTGCGCTTCTCCTCACAGATCCACAACCTGGGCCGGGCCGACTTTCGTCCCAAGACAGGACGCCACAGCTGGATTTGGCACCAGTGCCACAG GCACTACCACAGCATTGAGGTCTTCACCCACTATGACCTACTCACTCTCAATGGCTCCAAGGTTGCTGAGGGGCACAAGGCCAGCTTCTGTCTAGAGGACACAAATTGCCCTACAG GAATGCAGAGGCGCTACGCATGTGCCAACTTTGGGGAACAGGGCGTGACCGTTGGCTGCTGGGACACCTACCGACATGACATTGATTGCCAGTGGGTGGATATCACAGACGTGGGCCCTGGGGATTATATCTTCCAG GTGGTCGTGAACCCCAAGCTCGAGGTGGCAGAGTCCGATTTCTCGAACAACGTGATGCGGTGCCGCTGCAAATATGACGGGCAACGGGTCTGGCTGCACGACTGCCACACAG
- the LOXL4 gene encoding lysyl oxidase homolog 4 isoform X1 translates to MWSLPAAFPLLLLLGQTSPSRLQSLSTMKLRLVGPGSRLEEGRLEVLHQGQWGTVCDDDFALQEATVACRQLGFEAALTWAHSAKYGPGEGRIWLDNVHCVGTESSLDQCRSNGWGVSDCSHSEDVGVVCHPQRQRGYLSERVSNALGHQGRRLEEVRLKPILASAKRQSLVTEGAVEVKYEGHWRQVCDQGWTRNNSRVVCGMLGFPSEAPVVSHYYRKVWNSKMKDPKSRLKSLTKKNSFWIHRVNCLGTEPHMANCQVQVAPAQGKLRPACPGGMHAVVSCVAGPLFRPLKAKPGSKESWAEQETSMRLRSGAQVGEGRVEVLMNRRWGTVCDHGWNLISASVVCRQLGFGSAREALFGAQLGQALGPIHLSEVRCGGYERTLSDCPSLEGSQNGCQHDNDAAVRCNIPNLGFQDQVRLAGGRSPEEGVVEVQVDVNGVQRWGAVCSDHWGLSEAMVACRQLGLGFASHAIKDTWYWQGTPGAGEVVMSGVHCSGTELALQQCQRHGPVHCSHGTGRFSAGVSCTDSAADLVLNAQLVQETAYLEDRPLSQLYCAHEENCLSQSADRMDWPYGHRRLLRFSSQIHNLGRADFRPKTGRHSWIWHQCHRHYHSIEVFTHYDLLTLNGSKVAEGHKASFCLEDTNCPTGMQRRYACANFGEQGVTVGCWDTYRHDIDCQWVDITDVGPGDYIFQVVVNPKLEVAESDFSNNVMRCRCKYDGQRVWLHDCHTGDSHRADTERSLEQERRLRNNLI, encoded by the exons ATGTGGTCCCTACCAGCTGCCTTCCCCCTGCTCCTGCTGCTGGGCCAGACCTCTCCCAGCAGGCTGCAGTCACTGAGCACCATGAAGCTACGGCTGGTGGGCCCAGGGAGCAGGCTGGAGGAGGGCCGCCTGGAGGTGCTGCACCAGGGCCAGTGGGGCACCGTGTGTGATGACGACTTTGCGCTTCAGGAGGCCACAGTGGCCTGCCGCCAGCTGGGCTTTGAAGCCGCCTTGACCTGGGCCCACAGCGCCAAGTATGGCCCAGGGGAGG GACGCATCTGGCTGGACAACGTTCACTGTGTGGGCACAGAGAGCTCCCTGGACCAGTGCAGGTCTAATGGCTGGGGCGTCAGTGACTGCAGCCACTCGGAGGACGTCGGGGTGGTGTGCCACCCGCAGCGCCAGCGTGGCTACCTTTCTGAGAGGGTCTCCAATGCCCTCGGGCACCAG GGCCGGCGGCTGGAGGAGGTGCGGCTCAAGCCCATCCTTGCCAGTGCCAAGAGGCAGAGCCTGGTGACCGAGGGAGCTGTGGAGGTGAAGTACGAGGGCCACTGGCGGCAGGTGTGTGACCAGGGCTGGACCAGGAACAACAGCAGGGTGGTGTGCGGGATGCTGGGCTTCCCCAGCGAGGCGCCTGTCGTCAGCCACTACTACAG GAAAGTCTGGAATTCGAAGATGAAGGATCCCAAGTCTAG ACTGAAGAGCCTGACAAAGAAGAATTCCTTCTGGATCCACCGGGTCAACTGCCTGGGAACAGAGCCCCACATGGCCAACTGCCAGGTGCAGGTGGCACCAGCCCAGGGCAAGCTGCGGCCGGCCTGCCCGGGGGGCATGCATGCTGTGGTCAGCTGTGTGGCAGGGCCCCTCTTCCGCCCTCTGAAGGCGAAGCCCGGGAGCAAGGAGTCCTGGGCAGAG CAGGAGACGAGCATGCGCCTCCGCTCCGGGGCCCAGGTGGGCGAGGGCCGGGTGGAGGTGCTCATGAACCGCCGGTGGGGCACGGTCTGCGACCACGGGTGGAACCTCATCTCCGCCAGCGTCGTGTGTCGTCAGCTCGGCTTCGGCTCTGCTCGGGAGGCCCTCTTTGGGGCCCAGCTGGGCCAAG CGCTGGGGCCCATCCACCTGAGTGAGGTGCGCTGCGGGGGATATGAGCGGACCCTCAGTGACTGCCCCTCCCTGGAAGGCTCCCAGAATGGTTGCCAACATGACAATGATGCTGCCGTGAGATGCAACATCCCTAACTTGGGCTTCCAGGATCAG GTGCGCTTGGCCGGCGGACGCAGCCCCgaggagggggtggtggaggTGCAGGTGGACGTGAACGGGGTCCAGCGCTGGGGGGCCGTGTGCAGCGACCACTGGGGCCTCAGTGAAGCCATGGTGGCCTGCCGACAGCTTGGCCTGGGCTTTGCCAGCCATGCCATCAAG GACACCTGGTACTGGCAGGGGACGCCGGGGGCCGGAGAAGTGGTGATGAGCGGGGTGCACTGCTCAGGCACAGAGCTGGCCTTGCAGCAGTGTCAAAGGCACGGGCCGGTGCACTGCTCCCACGGCACAGGGCGCTTCTCAGCCGGAGTCTCCTGCACAGACA GTGCTGCAGACCTCGTGCTGAACGCCCAGCTAGTGCAGGAGACGGCCTACCTGGAGGACCGCCCGCTCAGCCAGCTGTACTGTGCTCATGAAGAGAACTGCCTCTCCCAGTCAGCTGACCGCATGGACTGGCCCTACGGACACCGGCGCCTCTTGCGCTTCTCCTCACAGATCCACAACCTGGGCCGGGCCGACTTTCGTCCCAAGACAGGACGCCACAGCTGGATTTGGCACCAGTGCCACAG GCACTACCACAGCATTGAGGTCTTCACCCACTATGACCTACTCACTCTCAATGGCTCCAAGGTTGCTGAGGGGCACAAGGCCAGCTTCTGTCTAGAGGACACAAATTGCCCTACAG GAATGCAGAGGCGCTACGCATGTGCCAACTTTGGGGAACAGGGCGTGACCGTTGGCTGCTGGGACACCTACCGACATGACATTGATTGCCAGTGGGTGGATATCACAGACGTGGGCCCTGGGGATTATATCTTCCAG GTGGTCGTGAACCCCAAGCTCGAGGTGGCAGAGTCCGATTTCTCGAACAACGTGATGCGGTGCCGCTGCAAATATGACGGGCAACGGGTCTGGCTGCACGACTGCCACACAG